A portion of the Juglans microcarpa x Juglans regia isolate MS1-56 chromosome 1D, Jm3101_v1.0, whole genome shotgun sequence genome contains these proteins:
- the LOC121237941 gene encoding 1-Cys peroxiredoxin — MRGLTIGDTVPDLVADSTHGKIKLHDYIGDSWTILFSHPADFTPVCTTELGKMAAYAPEFAIRGVKLVGVSCDDVQSHNDWIKDIEAYTPGCKVTYPILADPNRDIIKQLNMVDPDEKDNSGKPLPSRALHMVGPDKKVKLSFLYPATTGRNMDEVVRVLDSLQKASRNNYKIATPVDWKQGDPVVISPSVSDEQAKEMFPQGYKTVELPSKKDYLRFTDGCSCEKCKLTVQVKAF, encoded by the exons ATGCGAGGCTTGACGATTGGAGACACAGTTCCTGACCTTGTGGCCGACAGCACCCATGGAAAAATCAAGCTTCATGACTACATCGGTGATAGCTGGACCATACTCTTCTCTCACCCGG CCGATTTCACGCCCGTCTGCACTACGGAACTGGGGAAGATGGCTGCCTATGCTCCAGAGTTCGCTATTCGAGGGGTGAAGCTCGTGGGTGTGTCTTGTGATGATGTGCAATCGCACAACGATTGGATTAAGGATATTGAAGCCTACACT CCTGGGTGCAAGGTGACATATCCTATCCTTGCTGATCCCAACCGAGACATCATCAAGCAACTGAACATGGTAGACCCGGATGAGAAAGACAACTCCGGAAAACCACTCCCATCTCGAGCTTTGCATATGGTAGGACCCGACAAGAAG GTAAAGCTGAGCTTTCTGTACCCGGCAACTACCGGCCGAAACATGGACGAAGTGGTGAGGGTGTTGGATTCCCTGCAGAAGGCATCTAGGAACAACTACAAGATTGCCACTCCAGTAGATTGGAAACAGGGAGATCCTGTGGTCATTTCACCGAGCGTGTCCGATGAGCAGGCCAAGGAGATGTTCCCCCAGGGTTACAAGACAGTGGAACTCCCATCCAAGAAGGACTACCTTCGTTTTACCGATGGATGTTCATGTGAAAAATGTAAATTAACGGTCCAAGTCAAGGCCTTCTGA